In Colletotrichum higginsianum IMI 349063 chromosome 3, whole genome shotgun sequence, a genomic segment contains:
- a CDS encoding Methyltransferase CmcJ: MQVSRTLKMLNDFFPDQSPEGVLHRVLLHLPEEAPFLLQGRVRVIKCVYLSSILLDSPTLTGGKPSVWRPIENPVQDYPLACCDSTSVLDEDLVECDHVRRRFKGSNLYTHHREGHKWYYLGEQRPDEVLLIKMFDSDSSVSAQRCPHVSFRHPLAPPDAKPRRSIEVRALVFDDARDADQLLTPGA; this comes from the exons ATGCAAGTCTCGAGGACGCTCAAGATGCTCAACGACTTCTTCCCAGACCAAAGCCCAGAAGGGGTCCTCCACCGGGTCCTGCTTCACCTCCCAGAAGAAGCGCCCTTTTTATTGCAAGGAAGGGTAAGGGTCATTAAGTGCGTCTACCTGTCGTCTATCTTACTCGATTCACCCACACTAACCGGGGGCAAACCCAGTGTCTGGCGGCCGATCGAGAACCCTGTCCAGGATTACCCGCTGGCATGCTGCGACTCAACGTcagtcctcgacgaggaccttgTTGAATGTGATCATGTCCGCAGACGATTCAAGGGCTCCAATCTCTACACGCACCACCGCGAAGGGCATAAGTGGTATTATCTCGGCGAGCAGCGTCCGGATGAGGTGCTGCTAATCAAGATGTTCGACTCGGACTCAAGCGTGAGCGCCCAAC GATGCCCGCATGTCTCGTTCCGTCACCCTCTGGCGCCGCCGGACGCGAAGCCACGGAGGAGTATCGAGGTCCGCGCCCTGGTCTTCGATGACGCTCGCGACGCGGACCAACTCCTAACTCCCGGGGCGTAA